CAAGGAACTCTGCCATAAGGGCCGGTTGACTCCGGATGAGAAAACTGAGCGCGCCAAGCTTAAAGTAAAGCTGAGCCTGATTCCGGCGTCCGCCAAGACTTTAGCGTATCAAATCGCTCAATTTGAGAAAGAAGGCGATGTCAATGGTCAAGATTGAGAAATCTCTCAGATATGCGGGCAAGGTATTTGCCTCATCCAACGAATGGAAGCGCGGCACCGATGTTTTTCAGCAACTCATAAACGATTCTCACAACAAGTGCTATATCTGCGAGGACAGTGAATCGGAACTGAATGTCGACCATATCAAACCCCAGTCAAAGTATTCCGAACCGGAGTATGCGTTTGGCTGGGACAATCTCTTGCCTGCCTGTAAAAATCATTGTAACGCGTTAAAAGGGAACGCCTATGAAAACATCATAAATCCGACGGTAATAGATCCGGAACAAAAAATCCGGCTGTCCCTTGACGACAGATGGATTGCGGTCGAACCCTTAGATGGGGAGCTTGATACACAAGAGACAGTAGCCTTGTTGAATCGCATATATAACGCAACAGGAGCAAGCGTCAACTGGCGCGTGAAATGCGCCAAATTGCGCGGGAAAGTGCAAAAAAAAGTCAACGTTTTCCTTAGCTATACGGAAAACGCCGGAAATTCTACATATGATGCGTTGATCATGCAAGAGATAGACCGTTCGTCGCCTTTCGCCGCATTTAAGCGCGAAATCGTTAGAAACGATCCTGAGTTACTTGCGCGATTTTCTGCTGTATTGTTATAAAAAGAAAGGTACTACAAGGAACTTTTGCTTTCGGAAGCGGTAAACTGGGTCTGATATCTGCCCATGGAGAGTGAGAAGGAATGAAAAAAGTCGAAAAAACTTGTTATGAAGACGGCGAGATTTTCATGATCAGTTCCTATGTAGAAGGAAGAACCGGCCGTAAAGGCGCCGCCCAAAACAAAGCAGGTAAAAACCTTGAAGAATTCAGCACCTGACGATCCGTCCCGCTATGTGGAACTTATCGTTGACGTCGGCGCCGAAGACGACGAATGTCACTGCATCGGAGGCTCGCTCTGCAACTCGCCGATCAGCAAGATGCTAGAGAAAACGGATAAGAAGAAATGAAGCGGATTCTATTGTTTTTTCATGCAAAAAGTGCTATAATCGGGAAAAGATGTTCTACAGGAGGTTCGAGTGATGAATGAGCAAGCAATAAAAATGAATGAGGATACACTGCTCTTTGCGACGTTTTGCATTTCAGGGATAGCGGAATATTTGCATATTGATGATTCGGATGCATATAAATTGCTGACCGGAAAGGGAAACCTCCTGGACGACTATATTCTTAAGTATTACGACACGCTTCATACGCAAAGCAAGGAATACGTTGTAGAAGAAGTAGTTGACTTGTTGAAAAAGGAAGGATTGATTCAATGATTCTCTACCATGGTTCCTACACCGAAATCATTCATCCCGATTATTGGTATGGCCGGGCAAGGCTTGATTTCGGTCGTGGTTTTTACACAACTCCTCACAAGAAGCAAGCCGTCAAATGGACGGAACGTTTCATTCGCAAATATGGCAAAAGAGTTGTTTCTCAGTATGAGTTTGATGAAGCAAAGGCAAGAGAAAATTTACGTGTTCTTGAATTTCCGAAATACAGCGAAGAATGGCTTGATTTTATTACCTTATGCCGTCTCGGCATCGGAAAGACCCATGAATATGATTTGATCATCGGAAGCGTCGCCAACGACCGCGTGTTTGATGAACTGGAAGCCTATTTTAACGGCTATTCCGATAAAGTGACGGCAATTGAACATCTGCGCTATGAAGAACCAAATCTCCAATACTGTTTCTCAAATCAGAAAGCCATTGATCTTTATCTGCATTTTATAAAAAGCGAGGTGATCCTGTGAGGGCAAATAAATTTCTCCTCCAGCACAAGTATGTACGGGTTATCGAGCAATTTTCTGTGATGGCGGGTCTATCTCTGCGTGAAGCCCTGGAGTTTTTCTATCTGTCGGAAACACATTACGCCATGGCCCATGGACTGTCGGATATGCACTGCAGAAGCGACGGCTATCTTGCGGAAGAATTGCTGTTGGAAATGCGGGAAAAGGGATTTGCGCACGGAGACGCAGAGAACCAGCCATAATTATTCACCTGATATATGAAAACCATTGATATTTTATATTTGACTAAAACACTAAGAAATGGTAGATTATGTCAACATCTATTTCTTACTTTGGGGGTAAGTTTTTAATGAAAAGGGCTTTTTTCAGCCGCGAGGCGTGCTGTTGTTGCATGATGGGCATGTGTATGGACACATGTTTTTTCCGCATACCGCAATGGCGCAAATTGAAAAAGTGTTGAAAGATTGCCCGGACAGGCCCCGTTTGCCGGCAAAAGCGAAAAACCAACGCAAACTGAAAATACTTTGGAGATTTCCCAAGGTATTTTTTTTATAAATCCATAGGAGGTAACAAAATGGCAAAAATCGCAAAGAGTCTCACGGATTTGATCGGAAGGACGCCGCTTCTGGAATTGGGGAATTATTCCCAGGGGAAAGGCCTCACGACGCCCATTGTCGGGAAACTGGAGTATTTCAACCCCGCCGGGAGCGTTAAGGACAGGATCGCCTGGGCCATCATCAAGGAGGCCGAAGAGAAAGGCGAACTTAAAAAGAATTCGGTCATTATCGAGCCCACCAGCGGCAATACCGGTATCGGACTGGCTTCCGTGGCCGCGGCCCGGGGTTACCGGATCATCCTCACCATGCCCGAAACCATGAGTGTCGAACGGCGAAAACTGCTGGCGGCCTACGGGGCGGAGCTCGTCCTCACCGAAGGGGCCAAAGGCATGAAAGGCGCCATCGAAAAGGCGAAAGAACTGGCGGAGCAGACGCCCGATTCCTTTGTTCCGGGACAATTTGTCAATCCCGCCAATCCCCGAATACACAGGGAGACCACGGGACCGGAGATCTGGGAAGACAGCGACGGCAAGGTGGACATCCTTGTTTCCGGGATTGGGACCGGCGGCACCATTACCGGGGCCGGAGAATTTCTCAAATCCAAGAACCCCAAAATCAAGATTGTCGCCGTGGAACCGGCGGATTCCCCTGTCCTGACCCAAGGGAAAGCGGGTCCTCACAAGATCCAGGGAATCGGCGCGGGATTCGTTCCCGACGTGCTCGATACGAAAATTTATGACGAAGTCATTCCGGTCAAAAATGAAGACGCCTTCGCGGCGGGCCGGGAAGTAGCCAAGACCGACGGCTTGCTTGTGGGGATCTCTTCAGGCGCGGCGCTTTGGGCGGCCACGGAATTGTCCAAACGGCCGGAAAACGCGGGTAAAGTCATTGTGGCGATTCTGCCCGATACGGGAGAGCGCTATTTGTCGACGGCGCTGTTTGAGGGATAAGCGTGAAATCATGAGAAGCAAGGAGGGCGTGATGAGCGGGGATATCGGAAGGGAACTGGATCAATTGTGCGGAGAAATCCTCGAAAGTTACGAAACGCGGGCGGCGATCAGTCATCTGTCGCTTGACGCCTTTCCCCGGCGGGATGAAATCATTGATATTTTGCATCGCTTTCGGGATATCCTGTTTCCGGGATATTTCGAACCGGACGGGCGTCCGTTGGAGACGCCCGCCTTTTCCACGCGCAAAAAGATGCTGATTCTCTATGAAAAGTTGCACCGCCAGCTCTATAACGCCCTCAATCTTCTGCTGGACAGAAAAAAGACCGAGGACGAAGAAGCGGAACTCTCGGAGACCACCCGGAAGTATGCGCTGGCCATATTAAAAAAAATCCCGGCGCTCCGGGAACTGCTTCTGGCCGATGTCAAGGCGGCCTATGAGGGGGATCCGGCGGCGTCAAGCCTCGAGGAGGTAATTTTTTCCTATCCCGGGATATTCGCCCTGATGACGCACAGGATCGCTCACGCCATTTTTTTGATGAAAATCCCCTTTATCCCGAGGATCATGAGCGAATACGCCCACAATCTGACGGGCATCGACATTCACCCGGGGGCGGAAATCGGGCCTTCGCTTTTTATCGATCACGGGACGGGGGTCGTGATCGGAGGAACCGCCGTTATCGGAGAACATGTGCGCCTGTATCAGGGCGTGACGCTGGGGGCTCTGGCGATCCGCGACGCGGAATCCTTAAGGGGTACGAAGCGGCATCCGACGCTTCAGGATCATGTGGTTGTGTACGCTGGCGCCACCATATTGGGGGGAGATACGGTCATCGAGGAAGGGGTCGTGATCGGGTCCAACGCCTTTATCACGGAGTCTGTCCGGAAAAAGGCGAAGGCGCCTGACGCCGTAGTCAAGCCCGATGAGAATTATGTGTTTAATGATTGGGTGATATGAAGAAGAAAAAAGCGCCTTTTTGACGCCATTGGCATAAATCTCAGCAATAAAAATGAACTGTACCGAAAAAACCAAGCCATTTTTCGATAATTTCCCCGCTTCTTGCGGTCAATATTTCCAAAATAGAGGAAAGTTCTTTTTCGCTGATGCGTGAATTGTTGTTACAAAGAAGCGCGCTGCCTTTTTCCGTAATCCATACCTTGGTCGCGTTTGCGCTGGGCGTTCCTTTCGACACGTGGACATGAACGGGTTCAAGGGGCAGGCTTTCGTTTGCCCAGAAAAAAACAAGATACGGGCCGATTCTAAAGATTTGCGGCATTTTCAAACCCGCCTTCCCGCGCAAGCCGGATAATGACATGAGCGACTGTTTTCAAATAGTCCAGTAAAGCCATCAGATCATTTTGAGAATAACCGCTCACTTCTGTCCACTTATAACTCGGGATCAGGCACATTGCGGATTGGAAACCGCCCGGAATCGGTTTTTCAAAATATACTTTGACTTCTTCCTTTCCGGAGTTCATAATGACATCGGAATGTACAACTTCTGTGCCATCACTCATGCTCATGAATGGATACATCATGACTGACCTCGCAAATATAGAATTCTTATGACAGGCGCTCTATAATTTAACATGCGGATAATCCTGCTTAACTTAAGTATACCATTTCCTCTTGACGCTGTCAACAGGCTTTGCGATATATGAGGCGCCAAATTACAAGATCAGCATATCCTGATCATCAAATTTGTTAAAAGGATTGTGCGCGACTTCCCAGTAATAGCCGTCAGGATCCTGAAAATAGCCGCTGTAACCGCCCCAGAAAACTTTTTGGGGTTCTTTGGCGATGACGGCGCCCGCTTTTCGGGCGAGCTCGATGACTTCGTTTACTTCGGCCTCGCTATGGGTGTTGTAGGCAAGGGTGATCCCGGGAAAGCCTTCCGATATCTTCGGCGGGCTGTCGGCGTTAATGTCTTCGGCGAGTCCCTGAATCGGGTATAATTCCAGTTTTGTGCCAGTACTGTTGAAGAAGATTACTTGCGGGCTGTCTGAGGTTTCATTGGATTGAAAGCCAAGGTCGCGGTAGAATTTTACCGATTTTTTCATGTCCCGGACGCCCAGGCAGATAATGTTGATTCTATTCATTTTGTGGTCCCTCCCGCTTCGTTTTTACTATTCTCCGAGTAAATCTTCGGCGTAACTGTCATAGAATTTGTGCGTTTCCATGGTTCGCCTAAGAAATTCAGGATCGGATGAGGCTTCCTTCATGGCCTTTATGTAGGCCTGCTTTTTTAATTCCTTCAAATAAATACAAATTGCGGTATTGATTCCACTTGTGATCGAAGGAATTACTTTTTGCTCCACATAGATTGTCAATTGATTTTTCAAGTCACAAGGGATATTTACGGTGATTCTCTTTAATGCAACATTCATAGCTTAGCCTCCTGAGTCATTATATAATTTATCGCGAAAAATATCAACACGTTTTTGCATTTCCCTAAAAACCCCTTGACATCCCCCCACAACCTGCTATACTATCACATAGATAATTATCTATGTGAGGTTAGCCATGATACAAAAATTCACGGAATACGCCAAAATCTTCAAAGCCCTGTCGGACGAAAAACGGCTGCGGATACTACATTACATTTCTGCGGGGGAATTGTGCGCCTGCGAATTGCTGGAAAAATTCCACATCACGCAACCCACGCTGTCCCATCATATGAAAATCCTCAGTAATTGCAGGCTGGTAAGGGGCCGCCCCGCCGGCAAATGGACTTATTATTCTCTCGGCGCGGATATCGACAAAGATGTCCTGCATATTCTGACTTGCATGAACGAAACGGAGGGAGGGGAAGACGAATTTACCTTGAAAACCAACGAAGAATTGAAGCAAGCGGTTAAAGAAAAATACGCGAAGCTGGCTTTGGGCAAAGCGGAAGATTGCGATTCTTGCTGCACAAGCGCCGCTTCCTGCGGAACCGATATCATGATGAATGAGGATTACAGCGAACTGGAAGGTTACGCCGAAGACGCCGATCTTGGCCTGGGCTGCGGATTGCCTACGAAATTCGCGGGGATCAAAGCCGGGGATACCGTCGTTGATCTCGGCAGCGGCGCGGGAAACGACAGCTTTATCGCGCGGGCGGAAACCGGGGAAAGCGGGCGCGTCATTGGGATTGACTTTACGCCGGAAATGGTCGCGAAGGCGAGAGACAACGCGAAAAAGCTCAACTATACCAATGTGGCGTTTATTCAGGGGGATATTGAAAATATCCCGCTGCCGGATAATACCGCCGATGTCATCGTCAGCAACTGCGTCCTCAATCTCGTGCCGGACAAGAAGGCCGTGTTCGCCGGGATTTACAGGGTCTTGAAACCTGCCGGACACTTCAGCATTTCCGATATCGTGACGGTAGGGAAAATGCCTGAGCAACTCAAATCCACGGCGGAACTCTACGCGGGCTGCGTCTCGGGCGCCATGGAGAGAGAAGAATATATGCAAATCATAAAGCAGGCGGGATTTCGCAATATTGCAATCCAGAAAGAACGGGCAATTGAGATTCCGGAGGCGGTTTTGCGGGAAAATCTGAGCGAAGCGGAACTGAAGCGTTATCATAAAAATCCGGATATTATTCGAAGCGTTACGGTGTACGCGAAAAAATAGGGTGACGCCGAATTACCGCAGTTCCCGCAGCATTTCCATGGTCTTTTCGATCCAGTGGAGCGCGCCTTCCAAGCGATAGCCGGTGAAATCCGCCCGCTTCAAAATTTCCGCGATATCATCGAGACTGACGTCAAGGTTTACAAGATCACCGAGTCCGCCGCGCTCTTCCGCAATCTCCCGCGCATAATCCCAATAAGTGCCGGCGTATCCGAACGTACTCGCGTAAGTGACAGGATCCGCGACGGCCTTTTTGACGGTCTCTTCCGTATCCTCGTAAAAGAGGCTTCTGCCGTTGTCATAGAGCGGGTAGAAGGATTCCTCCTGTTTTCCCACTTTAATGGCGATATTTGACAGGTGGCGGTCGTCTTGGCGGGTGATGAAATCCAGAA
The sequence above is drawn from the Fusobacteriaceae bacterium genome and encodes:
- a CDS encoding HNH endonuclease, with the protein product MVKIEKSLRYAGKVFASSNEWKRGTDVFQQLINDSHNKCYICEDSESELNVDHIKPQSKYSEPEYAFGWDNLLPACKNHCNALKGNAYENIINPTVIDPEQKIRLSLDDRWIAVEPLDGELDTQETVALLNRIYNATGASVNWRVKCAKLRGKVQKKVNVFLSYTENAGNSTYDALIMQEIDRSSPFAAFKREIVRNDPELLARFSAVLL
- a CDS encoding DUF3791 domain-containing protein — translated: MNEQAIKMNEDTLLFATFCISGIAEYLHIDDSDAYKLLTGKGNLLDDYILKYYDTLHTQSKEYVVEEVVDLLKKEGLIQ
- a CDS encoding DUF3990 domain-containing protein, which codes for MILYHGSYTEIIHPDYWYGRARLDFGRGFYTTPHKKQAVKWTERFIRKYGKRVVSQYEFDEAKARENLRVLEFPKYSEEWLDFITLCRLGIGKTHEYDLIIGSVANDRVFDELEAYFNGYSDKVTAIEHLRYEEPNLQYCFSNQKAIDLYLHFIKSEVIL
- the cysK gene encoding cysteine synthase A, translating into MAKIAKSLTDLIGRTPLLELGNYSQGKGLTTPIVGKLEYFNPAGSVKDRIAWAIIKEAEEKGELKKNSVIIEPTSGNTGIGLASVAAARGYRIILTMPETMSVERRKLLAAYGAELVLTEGAKGMKGAIEKAKELAEQTPDSFVPGQFVNPANPRIHRETTGPEIWEDSDGKVDILVSGIGTGGTITGAGEFLKSKNPKIKIVAVEPADSPVLTQGKAGPHKIQGIGAGFVPDVLDTKIYDEVIPVKNEDAFAAGREVAKTDGLLVGISSGAALWAATELSKRPENAGKVIVAILPDTGERYLSTALFEG
- a CDS encoding serine O-acetyltransferase; translation: MRSKEGVMSGDIGRELDQLCGEILESYETRAAISHLSLDAFPRRDEIIDILHRFRDILFPGYFEPDGRPLETPAFSTRKKMLILYEKLHRQLYNALNLLLDRKKTEDEEAELSETTRKYALAILKKIPALRELLLADVKAAYEGDPAASSLEEVIFSYPGIFALMTHRIAHAIFLMKIPFIPRIMSEYAHNLTGIDIHPGAEIGPSLFIDHGTGVVIGGTAVIGEHVRLYQGVTLGALAIRDAESLRGTKRHPTLQDHVVVYAGATILGGDTVIEEGVVIGSNAFITESVRKKAKAPDAVVKPDENYVFNDWVI
- a CDS encoding DUF4160 domain-containing protein; protein product: MPQIFRIGPYLVFFWANESLPLEPVHVHVSKGTPSANATKVWITEKGSALLCNNNSRISEKELSSILEILTARSGEIIEKWLGFFGTVHFYC
- a CDS encoding VOC family protein, translating into MNRINIICLGVRDMKKSVKFYRDLGFQSNETSDSPQVIFFNSTGTKLELYPIQGLAEDINADSPPKISEGFPGITLAYNTHSEAEVNEVIELARKAGAVIAKEPQKVFWGGYSGYFQDPDGYYWEVAHNPFNKFDDQDMLIL
- the arsM gene encoding arsenite methyltransferase, whose translation is MIQKFTEYAKIFKALSDEKRLRILHYISAGELCACELLEKFHITQPTLSHHMKILSNCRLVRGRPAGKWTYYSLGADIDKDVLHILTCMNETEGGEDEFTLKTNEELKQAVKEKYAKLALGKAEDCDSCCTSAASCGTDIMMNEDYSELEGYAEDADLGLGCGLPTKFAGIKAGDTVVDLGSGAGNDSFIARAETGESGRVIGIDFTPEMVAKARDNAKKLNYTNVAFIQGDIENIPLPDNTADVIVSNCVLNLVPDKKAVFAGIYRVLKPAGHFSISDIVTVGKMPEQLKSTAELYAGCVSGAMEREEYMQIIKQAGFRNIAIQKERAIEIPEAVLRENLSEAELKRYHKNPDIIRSVTVYAKK